A stretch of Rhinoderma darwinii isolate aRhiDar2 chromosome 4, aRhiDar2.hap1, whole genome shotgun sequence DNA encodes these proteins:
- the PCARE gene encoding photoreceptor cilium actin regulator: MGCTPSHSGIVQSIARNAAKPLKKNKALLPPDLENNVLAVSLSDNKNEHIKQKEGLQKENHQKSQLEKNVSDSLVGLSHNGSLSDNQGKYEKLATADEGMVNLTYQKRRTIRKHSSTGSEQEMPGTLQLDGNSRRNRKSKSQRLGKHSRRAKTNQAVFLDIEKKVDFPEELVKAHQDAYTFLNPNLSKYEAVISMANQATQTHLIMQQMMSFMALRFDHINQCLEEIAEDGEKLLKAVGSNLTWPFGKGNPAEQPDLLQQLLQYTINKMETLNGTVSSLTTNALQDTCGFLQSTVDKFQEKLKQKEQCDERLLRMIKSLEGSAAGSTQQHPNDTTLYSEDSGIGGDSESMRGYRSPDKMGRMSSIDSTGQASSATGEVAPPQMSTNKVKTSDLNLNLKSTSAQKENTNHSSGAQKSDSSVSEKTSISSSPSMSSLGTTATVGEDGTLDPESEESTSSDESCDESEDNKSLASQITLTQRPLTSPAGMGPYKYPSKWLENPENEEMTLKMKEAISEKIKFVPGKSSSNVWTREEVNTDMVRPNSADGSNRRTSNQRRSRSAESLRSQAEDPTLLELQRTQKELSKKLELLYSSTKDTTQNPNIKSFSHAGCIIPNNSSTNKLKACLAKSFNILPSQEGVARRKIDTNVARDSNSKPKTKVLDTSLNPHDAKAEEKFLVEERKLESINASPRQSVQKLIQTFSPVGDPIKNRNMRTLGPLRCVQKFGIPVLPPTISFFKGLHPLDIKSHVFSTGEETTTDTNAYVSTSTLTTDSFISSKPYDAARAEHTESGTEDYENLPPPPLEILMDDSFNLLSDNEHEKYTSFTCTMKPPVSQKMKNSVNIKNVLPSKNITDLYMFKDRACRKEDLVNNGLTKYSLQSDQLSNNKELCMDLQKKHEIEQAANLYKQSHKIIHLQNPGDGEVMSPDKDNNKPCYVASMVKPKLYSPTLQRNEILRKHSPTRVAASSPPTDRKLTSPPTIRNIQKTHYSVQQPSSMVQKTSSTSTPRVSSPPNGKMLASPPTQRKLPSPPSQRKLSSPPQVGRQQSPPSQRRLPSPPQIRRQQSPPSQHRQSSSPQMQRHQSPPSHHRQPSPPQIQKQSPPSQCRLPSPPQIRGQQSPPSQHRQSSPPQLRKQQSPPSQRRLPSPPQIRNKGLGSQQSPPSHRRLPSPPQTCEPRLPSYSTPSPPVSPSHTGLRRSSEDQQPSSKIIGNAQSIFCPSSSSLFEAKPPSPPGTSRPEAVLNEVQSPVLRHTFSVRQYDDQHRRLAMSAANPQPFVRRSYSDRRPRVQLLIPTSKSANAVSQMALQQTSVEESTQKDSEPAASQGLTDPRAAGQAAAKSELCVVGQGLQKE; encoded by the exons ATGGGTTGTACGCCTTCTCATAGTGGGATCGTGCAAAGTATTGCAAGAAATGCAGCTAAACCTTTAaagaaaaacaaagcccttcttcCTCCCGACCTTGAAAATAATGTTCTTGCAGTCTCTCTGTCGGACAATAAAAATGAACATATCAAGCAGAAAGAGGGTTTACAAAAAGAAAACCACCAGAAGAGCcagttggaaaaaaatgtttccgATAGCCTTGTTGGACTTTCTCACAATGGATCTTTGTCTGACAATCAAGGGAAGTATGAAAAACTTGCCACTGCTGATGAAGGAATGGTTAATTTAACATACCAAAAGAGGAGAACTATAAGAAAACATAGTTCAACCGGCTCAGAGCAAGAGATGCCGGGAACATTGCAACTAGATGGAAATTCACGAAGGAATAGAAAGTCAAAAAGCCAAAGGCTTGGTAAACATAGTCGACGTGCAAAAACAAACCAAGCGGTTTTTCTTGACATAGAAAAAAAGGTTGATTTCCCCGAAGAGCTTGTTAAGGCTCACCAGGATGCATATACATTCCTGAACCCTAATCTTTCAAAATATGAAGCTGTAATTTCTATGGCAAACCAAGCAACCCAGACTCATCTCATCATGCAGCAAATGATGAGCTTTATGGCCCTGAGATTTGATCATATCAATCAATGCTTGGAAGAAATTGCAGAAGATggagaaaaacttttaaaagctgTAGGGAGCAACCTGACTTGGCCTTTTGGAAAGGGAAACCCTGCTGAACAACCAGATCTACTGCAACAGTTGCTGCAGTATACAATtaataaaatggaaaccttaaATGGCACGGTATCTTCTTTGACCACCAATGCCTTGCAGGATACCTGTGGTTTCTTGCAGTCAACTGTTGACAAGTTTCAGGAAAAGCTGAAACAGAAGGAACAGTGCGATGAACGACTCTTAAGGATGATTAAATCTTTGGAGGGTTCTGCAGCAGGATCTACACAGCAACATCCAAATGATACAACTCTTTATTCAGAAGATAGTGGAATTGGGGGTGATTCTGAATCTATGAGAGGATATCGATCTCCTGATAAGATGGGAAGAATGTCAAGTATTGACTCAACGGGTCAAGCGAGTTCGGCAACAGGTGAAGTTGCACCACCACAAATGTCAACCAATAAAGTCAAGACGTCTGACCTTAATCTAAATCTGAAGAGCACATCTGCCCAAAAAGAAAACACTAATCACTCATCTGGGGCACAAAAAAGCGATTCAAGTGTTTCTGAAAAAACTAGTATATCAAGCAGCCCTTCAATGAGCTCACTGGGGACCACTGCCACTGTAGGAGAAGATGGTACTCTTGATCCAGAATCAGAAGAATCAACTAGCAGCGATGAGAGTTGTGATGAAAGTGAAGATAATAAAAGTTTAGCAAGCCAGATTACCTTAACACAAAGACCTCTAACCTCGCCAGCAGGCATGGGTCCTTATAAATATCCATCCAAATGGTTGGAGAACCCAGAAAATGAGGAGATGACGTTGAAAATGAAAGAAGCCATCAGCGAAAAGATCAAGTTTGTTCCAGGTAAATCAAGTAGTAATGTGTGGACTAGAGAAGAGGTTAATACAGATATGGTGAGGCCTAATAGCGCAGATGGAAGCAACAGAAGAACCTCTAACCAAAGAAGGTCCCGATCTGCAGAATCACTCAGAAGTCAAGCTGAGGATCCTACTCTGTTAGAACTTCAAAGGACGCAGAAAGAACTCAGCAAAAAGCTGGAACTACTATACTCATCAACGAAAGACACAACACAAAATCCAAATATTAAGTCTTTTTCACACGCTGGTTGTATAATCCCTAATAATTCATCTACCAACAAACTAAAGGCCTGTCTTGCTAAAAGTTTCAATATCTTACCCAGTCAGGAAGGAGTTGCCAGAAGAAAGATTGATACGAATGTAGCAAGGGACTCAAACAGCAAACCAAAAACTAAGGTATTGGATACATCATTAAATCCACACGATGCCAAGGCAGAAGAAAAGTTTCTCGTGGAAGAAAGAAAGCTGGAAAGCATAAATGCATCTCCACGGCAGTCTGTTCAGAAACTTATCCAAACATTTAGCCCAGTTGGTGACCCCATAAAAAACAGAAATATGAGAACTCTAGGACCCCTTAGATGTGTTCAAAAATTTGGAATTCCTGTCCTTCCACCcacaatttcattttttaaaggaTTACATCCTTTAGATATCAAAAGTCATGTATTTTCAACAGGAGAAGAGACTACTACTGATACAAATGCATATGTGTCTACAAGCACACTTACTACTGACTCATTCATATCTTCAAAACCTTATGATGCTGCCAGAGCTGAACACACTGAATCTGGAACTGAAGACTACGAGAACCTGCCACCTCCTCCCCTTGAAATACTTATGGATGATTCCTTCAACTTGCTCTCAGATAATGAACATGAGAAATACACTAGTTTCACTTGCACAATGAAGCCACCCGTGTCTCAAAAAATGAAGAACTcagtaaatataaaaaatgtgttaCCAAGTAAAAATATTACTGATCTATACATgttcaaagatagggcatgtaggAAAGAAGATCTAGTCAATAATGGACTTACAAAATACTCTTTACAATCTGATCAACTTTCTAACAATAAAGAATTATGTATGGACCTTCAGAAAAAGCATGAAATAGAACAAGCTGCTAACTTGTATAAACAGTCacataaaataatccatttacaGAATCCAGGTGACGGTGAGGTGATGAGCCCTGACAAAGATAACAACAAGCCATGTTATGTTGCATCCATGGTGAAACCAAAACTATATTCTCCGACACTACAGAGAAATGAGATCTTAAGAAAACATTCTCCTACAAGAGTTGCAGCTTCATCACCGCCAACTGATAGAAAATTAACAAGTCCACCAACCATCAGGAATATTCAAAAAACGCACTACTCTGTACAACAACCCTCTTCAATGGTCCAGAAAACATCCAGCACAAGTACTCCAAGAGTGTCAAGTCCTCCTAATGGGAAAATGCTTGCTAGCCCCCCAACCCAACGAAAACTGCCTAGCCCCCCGTCCCAACGAAAGTTATCAAGTCCTCCTCAAGTAGGAAGACAACAGAGTCCACCAAGCCAACGTAGGCTACCAAGTCCCCCTCAAATACGAAGACAACAAAGTCCTCCAAGCCAGCATAGGCAGTCAAGTTCCCCTCAAATGCAAAGACATCAGAGCCCACCAAGTCATCACAGACAGCCAAGTCCACCTCAAATCCAAAAACAGAGTCCACCAAGCCAATGTAGGCTACCAAGTCCCCCTCAAATACGAGGACAACAGAGTCCACCAAGCCAGCATAGGCAGTCAAGTCCCCCTCAATTACGAAAACAGCAGAGCCCACCAAGCCAACGTAGGCTTCCAAGTCCCCCTCAAATACGAAACAAGGGACTTGGTAGCCAACAAAGCCCACCAAGTCATCGGAGGTTACCAAGCCCTCCACAAACTTGTGAGCCTAGGCTGCCTTCTTATTCTACACCATCTCCTCCAGTTTCTCCATCCCATACAGGGTTAAGACGCAGTTCTGAGGATCAGCAACCTTCTTCAAAAATAATTGGAAACGCACAGTCAATATTTTGCCCATCATCTTCTTCCTTATTTGAAGCCAAGCCCCCATCACCTCCAGGCACAAGTAGGCCTGAAGCTGTTCTGAACGAAGTCCAGAGTCCTGTTCTGAGACACACTTTCTCTGTTCGTCAATATGATGACCAGCATAGAAGACTTGCAATGAGCGCAGCAAATCCTCAACCTTTTGTTCGGAGGTCTTATTCTGACCGGAGACCAAGGGTTCAGCTACTTATTCCAACATCCAAGTCTGCTAATGCCGTCAGTCAAATGGCTCTTCAGCAAACTAG TGTTGAGGAATCGACCCAGAAGGACAGCGAGCCTGCAGCCAGCCAGGGCTTAACAGATCCCAGAGCAGCCGGCCAGGCAGCCGCAAAATCCGAGCTGTGCGTCGTGGGCCAGGGACTCCAGAAGGAATGA